A genomic segment from Chitinophaga niabensis encodes:
- a CDS encoding DMT family transporter, with amino-acid sequence MINNGWINGFIGILIFSGSLPATKIAVLDFNPVFVTVARASIAGILALCILLLSKEKRPSKEQILPLVMVAAGVVLGFPLLTALALQYITSAHSVVFLGMLPLTTAIFGVIRGGERPRPAFWLFSILGSLLVVGFAVARGLSASPLGNTLMLLAIIVCGLGYAEGAKLSKTMGGAQVISWALVLSLPFMAPAVFFFLPSSFSGISTAAWIGLAYVSLFSMLIGFIFWYRGLAQGGIAAVGQLQLLQPFFGLALAATLLHEQVSLGMLGITLGVILCVAGSKRFAK; translated from the coding sequence ATGATAAATAACGGCTGGATAAATGGATTCATCGGCATATTGATATTCAGCGGTTCGCTACCCGCCACAAAAATAGCTGTTCTTGACTTTAACCCCGTATTCGTAACAGTTGCCCGCGCAAGTATTGCAGGCATACTTGCCCTTTGCATCCTGCTGCTATCTAAAGAAAAGCGGCCATCAAAAGAACAAATCCTCCCTTTAGTTATGGTAGCAGCAGGCGTAGTATTAGGATTCCCCTTACTGACGGCCCTGGCCCTGCAATACATCACTTCCGCACATTCTGTTGTATTCCTGGGCATGTTACCACTTACAACAGCCATATTTGGTGTAATACGTGGCGGAGAACGTCCCCGCCCGGCATTCTGGTTATTCTCTATCCTGGGAAGTTTACTGGTAGTAGGTTTCGCCGTTGCCCGGGGGCTTTCCGCATCCCCTCTTGGAAATACCCTGATGCTGCTGGCCATTATTGTATGCGGACTGGGCTATGCCGAAGGAGCCAAACTCTCAAAAACAATGGGAGGGGCACAGGTTATCTCCTGGGCATTGGTATTGTCTTTGCCTTTTATGGCACCTGCTGTATTCTTCTTCCTTCCCTCCTCCTTTTCCGGGATCAGTACAGCAGCCTGGATCGGACTGGCTTATGTTTCATTATTCAGTATGCTGATCGGGTTTATCTTCTGGTATCGCGGTTTGGCCCAGGGAGGTATAGCTGCCGTTGGACAGTTACAATTACTGCAACCTTTCTTTGGATTAGCCCTGGCAGCTACTTTACTGCATGAACAGGTGAGTTTGGGCATGTTAGGGATCACATTAGGGGTGATCCTCTGTGTAGCCGGTTCTAAGCGATTTGCGAAGTAA
- a CDS encoding FAD-dependent monooxygenase — protein MKVIIIGAGIGGLTTALALQQRGITYEIYDAAQGNQPVGAGIMLGANAMRVYDRLGIAGELKKKAVLADNIYIRNCRGEILQEINNAEVERKYGTGTYGLHRATLQGVLLEHCAQPVQYNKHCASINEDSRGITVHFLDGSSAQGTLVIGADGIRSAVREQYVTKARYRYSGQTCWRAIIPVDLPAAEAREASEIWSKKGDGLRAMFTQVGPQQVYFWATKAMPAGTVMSPEKALPYIREQLADYPGYMQTMLQHLRPEHLIQNDLSDLEPLNIWHRGRAVLLGDAAHATTPNVGQGAGLAIEDAWVLAQCLAAKENYKKAFETYQQRRMGRAKKIVQLSWQIAKLTNWKGRFLTGLRDGLMKSMPKRMAEKQLAFFYGVNLDE, from the coding sequence ATGAAAGTGATCATCATCGGAGCGGGTATTGGTGGCCTGACGACTGCGCTTGCTTTACAGCAAAGGGGGATAACATATGAAATATATGATGCTGCACAGGGGAACCAGCCGGTGGGTGCTGGTATCATGCTTGGAGCAAATGCCATGCGGGTATATGACCGGCTGGGTATTGCAGGGGAATTAAAAAAGAAGGCTGTGCTGGCGGACAATATTTATATCCGTAACTGCCGTGGGGAGATCTTACAGGAGATCAACAATGCGGAAGTAGAAAGAAAATATGGTACTGGTACTTACGGATTACACCGGGCCACTTTGCAGGGTGTATTGCTGGAGCATTGTGCGCAACCTGTACAGTATAATAAGCACTGCGCATCCATCAATGAAGACAGTAGAGGCATCACCGTGCATTTTTTGGATGGTAGTTCGGCGCAGGGTACATTGGTCATAGGAGCAGATGGTATCCGTTCAGCTGTTCGTGAACAATATGTAACGAAGGCCCGTTATCGTTATTCAGGGCAGACCTGCTGGAGGGCCATTATTCCTGTAGATCTGCCAGCGGCAGAAGCACGTGAAGCTTCTGAGATCTGGAGTAAAAAAGGGGATGGCCTGCGTGCTATGTTTACACAGGTTGGCCCGCAGCAGGTCTATTTCTGGGCAACCAAAGCCATGCCTGCCGGCACGGTCATGTCACCTGAAAAGGCTTTGCCATATATCAGGGAACAACTGGCGGATTATCCCGGATACATGCAAACCATGTTGCAGCACCTGCGCCCTGAACATCTGATACAAAACGACCTTTCCGATCTGGAGCCACTGAATATATGGCATCGCGGACGTGCTGTATTGCTGGGAGATGCTGCACATGCCACTACACCCAATGTAGGGCAGGGAGCAGGGCTGGCAATAGAAGATGCATGGGTGCTGGCGCAATGCCTTGCCGCTAAGGAGAATTATAAAAAGGCATTTGAAACTTATCAGCAACGCAGGATGGGGAGAGCGAAGAAGATCGTTCAACTATCCTGGCAGATAGCAAAGCTGACCAACTGGAAAGGCCGTTTCCTTACCGGGTTGCGTGACGGCTTGATGAAGAGCATGCCTAAGCGAATGGCAGAGAAACAGCTCGCATTTTTCTACGGAGTGAACCTGGATGAATAA
- a CDS encoding TetR/AcrR family transcriptional regulator produces MSTKDKILDTALELFNTQGIEAVTVRHVAQAMGISHGNLQYHYANTDLIIQALYDRLASRFDAMLVTPPDKMNAFRQSVTASFELIYEFRFIFLHFVEIGRRIPAITKHYKDNLRKREPQFLYIFNVMQQQGIMRKDIPEDILKLFVHQLFIVTDFWLSSNEITLQLKEKKALKYYSGLFWGMFYPYFTAKGLKEFAD; encoded by the coding sequence ATGAGCACAAAGGATAAGATACTGGATACCGCATTGGAATTATTTAACACGCAGGGGATTGAAGCTGTAACTGTCCGGCATGTAGCCCAGGCCATGGGCATCAGCCATGGCAACCTCCAATACCACTATGCAAATACAGATCTTATCATACAGGCATTATATGACCGGCTGGCTTCCCGCTTCGATGCAATGCTGGTAACTCCTCCGGATAAAATGAATGCTTTCCGTCAGAGCGTAACGGCCAGCTTTGAACTGATCTACGAATTCCGTTTTATATTCCTGCATTTCGTGGAAATCGGCCGCCGCATTCCGGCCATTACAAAACATTATAAAGACAACCTGCGAAAACGGGAGCCACAGTTCCTGTATATTTTCAACGTCATGCAACAGCAGGGAATTATGAGAAAAGATATACCAGAGGATATATTAAAATTATTCGTGCATCAGCTGTTCATCGTTACTGACTTCTGGCTGTCCAGCAACGAGATCACCTTACAATTAAAGGAGAAAAAAGCCCTGAAATACTATTCGGGCTTATTCTGGGGGATGTTCTATCCGTATTTTACAGCGAAGGGATTGAAGGAATTTGCAGATTAA
- a CDS encoding FMN-dependent NADH-azoreductase gives MKKILRITSSPRAEYSNSKKLGKKLTEQLLAMHPGSVIVERDLVETPPPYLQQQHIVSFFKDPADRTAADMDVLAYSDGVVREVFEADIIIIEAPMYNYGIDARLKSWADQLLRIGVTFGYDAEGKRIGLVQGKVAYIAMSSGGIYSAGETPALDFVAPYLRSILDFIGINNSRVVRVEGVLFASLSEQEIEVYAKLNN, from the coding sequence ATGAAAAAGATCCTTCGTATAACGTCCAGCCCGAGAGCGGAATACTCCAACAGCAAAAAGCTGGGAAAGAAACTTACTGAGCAGTTATTGGCAATGCATCCCGGCTCAGTTATCGTAGAGCGGGACTTAGTAGAAACACCCCCTCCTTATTTGCAGCAACAACATATTGTTTCCTTTTTCAAAGACCCGGCAGACCGGACTGCGGCTGATATGGATGTATTGGCTTATTCTGACGGTGTGGTGCGGGAGGTCTTTGAAGCAGACATTATCATTATCGAAGCGCCGATGTATAACTATGGTATTGATGCCCGGCTAAAATCATGGGCAGATCAGCTTTTGCGTATCGGGGTGACCTTTGGTTATGATGCGGAAGGGAAACGGATAGGGCTGGTACAGGGAAAGGTGGCCTATATTGCTATGTCGTCCGGAGGGATTTATTCAGCGGGGGAAACGCCGGCTTTGGATTTTGTAGCCCCTTATTTACGATCCATATTGGATTTCATTGGTATTAACAATTCCCGGGTTGTTCGGGTGGAAGGCGTGTTGTTTGCATCGCTGAGTGAACAGGAAATAGAAGTATATGCAAAGCTGAACAATTAA
- a CDS encoding nuclear transport factor 2-like protein — MEKLTNPVVKKAIEALNAGDSKAWFALFTANAELYDDGNKMNFKQFSGKALGHERFTSIDKVENNSLDVYGKFHSDQWGDFKTYFKFHIDPSGKISRLDIGQASY, encoded by the coding sequence ATGGAGAAATTAACCAACCCTGTTGTTAAGAAAGCCATTGAAGCATTGAATGCCGGTGACAGTAAAGCATGGTTCGCTTTATTTACGGCCAATGCGGAGCTTTATGATGATGGCAATAAAATGAACTTCAAGCAGTTCTCCGGGAAGGCTTTAGGCCATGAACGGTTTACCAGTATTGATAAAGTGGAGAACAACAGCCTGGATGTATATGGCAAATTTCACAGCGATCAGTGGGGAGATTTTAAAACCTATTTCAAGTTCCATATAGATCCTTCAGGAAAGATCAGCCGGCTGGATATCGGGCAGGCAAGTTACTAG
- a CDS encoding SPW repeat domain-containing protein produces the protein MRIISTRSHARLDYMYGILLINAPWIFQFNDGTIAEWLPVLMGVATIFLSLFTHYEGGLFRAISFKTHLLLDITGGLILMAAPWLFHFSHEVFLPHLALGVFPVVGSLITKTVPYNRRIAYSVW, from the coding sequence ATGCGTATCATTTCTACCAGATCACATGCCAGGCTGGATTACATGTATGGTATCCTGCTGATCAACGCTCCCTGGATCTTCCAATTTAACGACGGAACAATTGCAGAATGGCTGCCGGTATTGATGGGCGTTGCCACGATCTTCCTTTCACTTTTTACACATTATGAAGGTGGTCTCTTCAGGGCCATTTCGTTTAAAACCCACCTGTTGCTGGACATAACAGGCGGGTTGATATTGATGGCTGCGCCCTGGTTATTCCATTTCTCACATGAGGTGTTCCTTCCACATCTTGCACTGGGCGTTTTCCCCGTAGTGGGTTCACTGATAACTAAAACAGTGCCTTACAACAGGCGCATTGCTTATAGCGTATGGTAG
- a CDS encoding sensor histidine kinase: MLERDPVKILIVDDRQDNLMSIGSILERENYSIVHAASGRAALKILLKEYDFSLILMDVMMPDMNGFETASLIYERDKLKDIPIIFITAHNYEEESIYKGYRVGAVDFIYKPINPELLRIKVGLFVELYRKTQSLIAQEQKLLRMNASLQREVEERENSEMKVRELNNQLIKSNVHLTAVNEELDRFAFAASHDLQEPLRKIRVFSDLILSKQGKEEDVEKYMVKITNAAARMQQLVNDLLRFSRHALQGGDFVVTDLNTVVKEAMTELEMKIQATNAVIRIDTLPSIPVIPVLMRQVFFNLLSNALKFKRKELAPEVHIYAESSPERYQVFVKDNGIGIDSQYLEDIFSVFKRLHSYHEIEGSGIGLSICKKIMDHHNGTITATSVADEGSTFILSLPDKFGM, translated from the coding sequence GTGCTGGAAAGAGATCCCGTTAAAATATTAATTGTTGACGACAGACAGGATAACCTCATGTCTATCGGATCCATATTGGAAAGGGAGAACTATAGTATTGTGCATGCTGCCTCCGGAAGGGCTGCATTGAAAATATTATTAAAGGAATATGATTTCTCCCTGATCCTTATGGATGTAATGATGCCTGATATGAACGGGTTTGAAACGGCGTCTTTGATCTATGAAAGGGATAAGCTGAAAGATATTCCCATCATCTTTATTACGGCGCATAATTATGAAGAAGAATCTATTTATAAAGGTTACAGGGTAGGGGCGGTTGACTTCATCTATAAACCCATTAACCCTGAGCTGCTGCGCATCAAAGTAGGACTGTTTGTGGAACTATACCGGAAAACACAGTCCCTGATAGCACAGGAACAAAAGCTGCTGCGCATGAATGCCTCTTTGCAGAGAGAGGTGGAAGAAAGGGAGAACTCCGAAATGAAGGTTAGAGAACTGAACAACCAGTTAATAAAATCTAATGTGCATTTAACAGCCGTAAATGAAGAGCTGGACCGTTTTGCCTTTGCCGCTTCACATGATCTGCAGGAGCCTTTGCGGAAGATCAGGGTATTCAGTGATCTGATCCTCAGTAAACAGGGGAAGGAGGAAGATGTGGAAAAATATATGGTGAAGATCACAAACGCGGCAGCCCGCATGCAGCAACTGGTGAATGACCTGCTGCGCTTTTCAAGGCATGCTTTACAGGGCGGTGATTTTGTGGTAACAGATCTGAACACCGTAGTAAAAGAAGCGATGACGGAACTGGAAATGAAGATCCAGGCTACCAATGCGGTGATCAGGATAGATACTTTGCCTTCCATACCCGTAATCCCTGTACTGATGCGGCAGGTATTCTTTAACCTGCTGAGCAATGCCCTTAAGTTCAAACGGAAAGAACTGGCGCCGGAAGTGCATATTTATGCAGAGAGTTCTCCCGAAAGATACCAGGTATTTGTAAAGGACAATGGTATTGGCATTGATAGTCAATACCTGGAAGATATTTTCTCCGTATTCAAACGCCTGCACAGTTACCATGAAATAGAAGGTAGCGGCATCGGCCTTTCCATCTGCAAGAAAATTATGGACCACCACAATGGTACTATTACTGCTACCAGCGTAGCAGATGAGGGTTCTACTTTTATCCTCAGTCTTCCTGATAAATTTGGTATGTGA